The following coding sequences are from one Panicum hallii strain FIL2 chromosome 5, PHallii_v3.1, whole genome shotgun sequence window:
- the LOC112894145 gene encoding MADS-box transcription factor 51-like isoform X2: MPRRGRVELRRIEDRVSRQVRFSKRRAGLFKKAFELSLLCDAEVALIVFSPAGKLYEYASASIEDTYDRYQQFAGAAGDENGDRNGNDPKISNKDEASDLQSTLREIVTWCLQSNPDESDANELEKLENLLKNALRDTRSKKLLAKQNSGEGTSGQGCNVVAIKQEQGTA, from the exons AtgccgcggcgcgggcgcgtggAGCTGCGGCGGATCGAGGACCGCGTCAGCCGGCAGGTGCGCTTCTCCAAGCGCCGCGCGGGGCTCTTCAAGAAGGCCTTCgagctctcgctcctctgcgaCGCCGAGGTCGCGCTCATCGTCTTCTCCCCCGCCGGCAAGCTCTACGAGTACGCCTCAGCCAG CATAGAAGATACGTACGACCGCTATCAGCAATTCGCCGGAGCAGCAGGAGACGAGAACGGGGATCGAAATGGAAACGATCCAAAGATCTCG AACAAGGATGAAGCTTCAGATTTGCAGTCGACGCTTAGAGAGATTGTAACCTG GTGTCTCCAGAGCAATCCTGACGAATCAGATGCCAATGAGCTAGAGAAGTTGGAAAatcttttgaaaaatgctttgaGGGATACGAGATCCAAGAAG CTTCTGGCGAAACAAAACAGTGGAGAGGGAACAAGCGGTCAAGGCTGCAATGTTGTAGCTATAAAGCAGGAGCAAGGAACAGCGTGA
- the LOC112894145 gene encoding MADS-box transcription factor 51-like isoform X1 — protein MPRRGRVELRRIEDRVSRQVRFSKRRAGLFKKAFELSLLCDAEVALIVFSPAGKLYEYASASIEDTYDRYQQFAGAAGDENGDRNGNDPKISNKDEASDLQSTLREIVTWCLQSNPDESDANELEKLENLLKNALRDTRSKKMQLLAKQNSGEGTSGQGCNVVAIKQEQGTA, from the exons AtgccgcggcgcgggcgcgtggAGCTGCGGCGGATCGAGGACCGCGTCAGCCGGCAGGTGCGCTTCTCCAAGCGCCGCGCGGGGCTCTTCAAGAAGGCCTTCgagctctcgctcctctgcgaCGCCGAGGTCGCGCTCATCGTCTTCTCCCCCGCCGGCAAGCTCTACGAGTACGCCTCAGCCAG CATAGAAGATACGTACGACCGCTATCAGCAATTCGCCGGAGCAGCAGGAGACGAGAACGGGGATCGAAATGGAAACGATCCAAAGATCTCG AACAAGGATGAAGCTTCAGATTTGCAGTCGACGCTTAGAGAGATTGTAACCTG GTGTCTCCAGAGCAATCCTGACGAATCAGATGCCAATGAGCTAGAGAAGTTGGAAAatcttttgaaaaatgctttgaGGGATACGAGATCCAAGAAG ATGCAGCTTCTGGCGAAACAAAACAGTGGAGAGGGAACAAGCGGTCAAGGCTGCAATGTTGTAGCTATAAAGCAGGAGCAAGGAACAGCGTGA
- the LOC112892813 gene encoding flotillin-like protein 1, with amino-acid sequence MASLEVADASEYLAITGRGLDDVKLAKKASEQGKKFDTTPPVNYEFEVHATTSEKLSLVLPVVFTVGPKVDEHTSHSNKASQLLYSKLIIAPHDNGSSHVRELVKGAVEGQARALAASMTTEEIFQGAESFEQAVLEKVQLELDRFGLFIYSANVVNKQLVDVHKVGVHTTMAEAEAEALDQNERDAVVAAAKADLATKMPWVLGLFIASAAVTLVVYEAPPGVDKGAYYLAVSGAFFAAVAGIMAAVLAAN; translated from the coding sequence ATGGCGAGCTTGGAGGTCGCCGACGCGTCGGAGTACCTTGCCATCACCGGCCGGGGCCTCGACGACGTCAAGCTCGCAAAGAAGGCGTCGGAGCAGGGCAAGAAGTTTGACACCACGCCCCCCGTCAACTACGAGTTCGAGGTTCACGCAACGACATCGGAGAAGCTCTCGCTCGTCCTTCCCGTGGTCTTCACCGTCGGCCCCAAGGTCGACGAGCACACCAGCCACAGCAACAAGGCGTCGCAGCTGCTCTACTCCAAGCTCATCATCGCGCCGCACGACAACGGCTCCTCCCACGTCCGCGAGCTCGTGAAGGGCGCCGTCGAGGGGCaggcgcgcgcgctcgcggccTCCATGACCACGGAGGAGATCTTCCAGGGCGCCGAGTCGTTCGAGCAGGCCGTCCTCGAGAAGGTCCAGCTCGAGCTCGACCGCTTCGGCCTCTTCATCTACAGCGCCAACGTCGTCAACAAGCAGCTCGTCGACGTGCACAAGGTGGGCGTCCACACGACCAtggccgaggcggaggcggaggcgctcGATCAGAACGAGAGGGACGCGGTGGTTGCCGCGGCCAAGGCCGACCTGGCCACCAAGATGCCTTGGGTGTTGGGCCTCTTCATCGCCTCCGCGGCCGTCACCCTCGTCGTGTACGAGGCGCCGCCGGGCGTGGACAAGGGCGCTTACTACCTCGCGGTGTCGGGCGCTTTCTTCGCTGCCGTGGCCGGGATCATGGCGGCCGTCCTGGCGGCCAACTGA
- the LOC112894214 gene encoding MADS-box transcription factor 51-like, whose protein sequence is MAPRGRVQLRRFQDRLSRQVRFFKRRTGLFKKAFELSLLCDAEVVLLVFSPAGKLYEYSSSASIEHTYDGYQQFARARRNVNEASQNRNNNQDDASSDLKSRFREITTWSLQNNAKASDADELGKLEDLLRNALRDTKSKK, encoded by the exons ATGGCGCCGCGCGGCCGCGTGCAGCTCCGGCGGTTCCAGGACAGGCTGAGCCGGCAGGTGCGCTTCTTCAAGCGCCGCACGGGGCTCTTCAAGAAGGCCTTCGAGCTCTCGCTGCTCTGCGACGCCGAGGTCGTGCTCCTCGTCTTCTCCCCCGCCGGCAAGCTCTACGAGTACTCATCATCCGCCAG CATAGAACATACATATGACGGCTATCAGCAATTTGCTAGAGCAAGAAGAAATGTGAATGAAGCATCCCAAAATAGAAACAAT AACCAAGATGATGCTTCTTCAGATTTGAAGTCAAGGTTTAGGGAGATCACAACCTG GTCTCTCCAAAACAATGCCAAAGCATCAGATGCCGATGAGCTAGGGAAGCTGGAGGATCTACTGAGAAATGCTTTGAGGGATACAAAATCCAAGAAGTAG